The Candidatus Poribacteria bacterium DNA window GCAGGGTTTGAAATCGTAATCGTTGCTGTTCCGCCGGGTGCGCCACTCAGAGTCGATGGTGAAATGGAGATGGTGTTCGTCGGCGTTACTGGTGTCGTTGGTGTCGTTGGTGTCGTCGGGGTTGTCCCGGACTCGACTCTATCATCTCCCGTATATTCATATAAAATCTTCGACCCATCTGCTGCGAGATTCTGACCCTCAATAGCGGCAATGATCTCGTTGTCCGTCTTATTTGTCTTAAGCCACACATTAGAATCTTGATGGGCTGTCAAGTCTTGCGTTTCAGCTATATAGGGAGTTGCATCTTTGGTTACCGCCGCATACAACCTTCCATTGCCCTTAAGAATCTTATAACGAATTTCATAATTTCCAGCAACATCAGCGTCGTTGGCGGCATTACGAACCCGGAAAATGCTATTGATCTGTACGACATCTTTTCCAGTCTCTTTCTGAGCATAACGAGGAAACGTGGTGCCTTCTATTACGCGGACTGTAGCAGTCGCCTGCTCTGCTTCTGCCGTTACCCGAAGGGTGAAGTCGATATATGCCCGAGAGGGAGCAGCGTCCGCAGTCATCCACGGTGTGTCTGCTACAGGAGTTGCATCCGTGATTCTGACCGTATACGTTCCGGGCGCGCCAGTAGTTGGAGGCGTACATATTAAAGTGACTGAGCTTGGAAGACCTTTTGGGTCACTTTCAGGATCTTCGAACAAAGTCGTAATCACGTTCTGGAAACCACTCGCCTTTCGTTTGAAGGTCATCGTCGTGTCAACAACTGGTGTAACTGGATTGCCAGCATCCTTACCAACCGTAATATTGATCCGCTCCTCATTGTAATGGTATCGAACATCCAAGTTTCTAAGGGTTCCTGTTCCTCTTGCCCTTACTGTACGGGTGGTATCTGTGTAAAGAGGTCTATTGTACCCATCAATTAAATTTCCAGTCCCTGAAGTACCATCCAGAAACGCATCGGCTTGTGCCACTTGAGTATAATCATTGTCATCAGTATCAGCATCAGCAGTTACTTCAGCACGGTAAAAATTTGAGAAGCCGCCTAATACTGTAGCAATGGTCCGGTAATAGCTGCCGTTAGGAGCCTGGGCGATTAAAAAGCCCGATTCATTAATTAGAGCGGGCGAATCCTCGCTAGTAATTAACTGATTCTGAGCATTCTTGATAGCCGTGGTATTTGACCGAATTCCAACTGTAAATGATATTTCAAACTCTTCGCCCACCAATTTTGTCTGAAGATCACCGGATCTTTTCTTTAACGGCAAGTGTGCTGCATCCGTAATCCCCTGCACGCCAAATGCCAGCACAAGGGCCATCAGCAATCCGAGGACGATTTTTCGCGTGGTTAATTTTTTCATGAAAGTATATACCTCATTTTCTTATGGCAATCAGCAGTCGGAAGAATGGCTGTCAGCAGTCAGCCGTCAGTAATCAGCAAAGAGGGGTTTCGGTAACAATTCACCGCGTGCTGGCGTCTGCCAAGAATCGAAAGATTGTTACAGAACACCTCTTAACCGATAGCCGAAGACCGGTAACCGAAAACCGATAGCCAGTTGCTATTCGTTTTTAGATCTCATGTTCTTTCGTAGAGAAGTTTGCCTCTTTTTGATATTCACAGGACTTACGCAGGCGCAATGAATTGCGCTACTACGAGCCCGTCTACTTTTGAGAAATACACGTCTTTTGAAGGGATCTCCTGTTGGTAGTGAGGCGATTTATCGCCTATCCGTGTAGGTCCTAATATTCATTTCACGTGAGTCCGGAATCGGAGTTCCCTCCTACAAGGAGGGCATGGAAGCATGGAAGCAGGAGGGAAGGATGGGTACCCAACCTTCCATCTTGACTCCCTTCCACCCAAGAACCTTCCACCTTGACTCCCTTCCACCCTTCCGATGCTGTAAAGGAAAGAAAGGGGTTTTGCGTAAGTCCTAAATGTGTAAAAACATTGCGTTTGAACGTAAAATCTATCATAATATTACATTTTAAACGCATTAAAACACAATTATATATTATTTAACGCTATTTATCAAATTAAAATACAAAAAATTGCGTTATTTTGCATAAAAAACGCATAAATCTCGGAAAAGCGTAAAAAAACAGCAATCAGCCGTAAAAAAAATAGGGGCATGTCCCAAAGGGGACTCCCCTATTTAAACAATATTATTTACAGGTCTTACTGACAGAGAAAGAAATTGGTGAGAACAGCGGGTGGAGAATAACACTCACGATCTCAAGGAATCAGAGGAGAATCTTGAGGAACCGAAAGTTGACATCCTCACTATTCTAAAGAATAGTGATTCCTTTTGTTTCTTATAGAAACATTCTCTGGGTTTAAGCCAGAGCAACAGGGACTTCTAACCGGAAGCCCAAGGGCGGTGCCATCCGGGACAAGCCCATTGCCGCCACTACAGGGTCGCCAAAGCCACCCTGATACTTTCTCAAAATGTTAATCGCACCTACGCCGTCGCGATTATACTTAAAACCACATTTGCAGGCGTATTCACGATTATTAGGTTTCTTTCTATTGCCACAAGATGGACAGGTTTGTGAGGTGTAGGACTCATCAATCTGCACAACCTTGATACCTAACACTTTTGATTTATAGGTAATCAAAGACGTAATCTTACCAAATGCCCATTGATGTAAACGCTGATTGGCACGATTGCCATAGTTGATATTCTCGCGTATGCCAGTTAAATCTCCAATGACAATCGTGCCAATCCCTTTTGTGCGGCAATATTTCACAAACTTTGTAGTGTGTTTATGGAGGGCGTCTTTGATTTGGTTGTCAATCTTTGTGATGCGTTTCCACTTACGCCTTGTGAGTTTCCACCAGCGTTTGGAGTGGCGTTTACATCTACTGATAGCATGATTGAACTCAGATAGCACCTTGTTACGCAGTCGGTACAGCGACCTGATGTACCGTCCATTGTAAATATGCGTATCAATTCCGTCATGTGTTACCATAGGGTGTATTTCGCCAATATCCACACCGACAACACCTTCGCCAGATTCAGTGTCACCCACTTCATATCTATAGGAAAAATGTAACTCCCACTGACCATAGTTGTATACCAAATCAATAGTAGCAATATGTTCCGCCTCAGACATGTTAAAGTTAGACGGCAGTTGTATGCCTAATTTATCAGTGCCAGACCCCATTGAAAGAACAAGGCGTTTACCAAATAAACTATTATCCACAAAGGCAATAGCAGACTTCAACCAACGCGTCGTCATATAGTTCTTAGGCTTATTCGGAGGTTTAGGATTCGCAACGCCACCACTCTTTTTTAACGCAGAGTAAGATTTCCACGACTTGAAATATTGCTTCCTAATCGCCTGAATACTTTGAGAATGCAACGGCTGTGACTTAGACAAATTCTTATCCACCCAACCCTCACAATCCTTACCAAACCAGAAATTATCATGAGCATGCGGATAACCACGACGCCACTGATACATGTCCATCAAGTGCAGACACTCATTCCATACAGAGGCTGACGCAGAATTAATCTCCGAAAAACACGCCTGTTTCTTTACCTTCAATATTTTCGTTCTGTGGAAATACGCCATAACCTAACCCCACACAATATCAACTACCAAACTTACATCCACTTAGTATAACACAAGCACACTTTTTTATCAACAGAAATCTGGCTGGTGTCGCATTTCACTTGACACCAGCCAGATTTTCTGATATACTACCACATATCTCAACAAAAACAGACGGCGATGTATACCGGCTTAGTTGAGATACCATTCAAGAGGAGTGGTTTTTCAGGATTCTACGTTTTTCACGTTTCATAGCCTTTTCAGCGTCCTTTCGGACAAAATGGGCAGAAAGAGCATGAAAGTAAATTCGCCTATTGTATTTCGTGACTTTAATCATCGCCTCATTCATGGAACGATACTGACGCGAAATCTTAGAAACCTCTTTGCGGATGGAACTAAAATGACTCATAATGATTCTCCTTTGGTGGGGGATTGAGTTATCTGTAGCCGATGGCCGTTACCATCGGCTACACCTTTTTAAGATTATACCACATCCCTAAGGAGAACGCAAGCGGAATGACGGATGGCATGATCGCTAGCGGTGGTGGCGGTGAGGGACTCTTTCCTACTTCTTCGATCTTCAAGGAC harbors:
- a CDS encoding IS200/IS605 family element transposase accessory protein TnpB — its product is MAYFHRTKILKVKKQACFSEINSASASVWNECLHLMDMYQWRRGYPHAHDNFWFGKDCEGWVDKNLSKSQPLHSQSIQAIRKQYFKSWKSYSALKKSGGVANPKPPNKPKNYMTTRWLKSAIAFVDNSLFGKRLVLSMGSGTDKLGIQLPSNFNMSEAEHIATIDLVYNYGQWELHFSYRYEVGDTESGEGVVGVDIGEIHPMVTHDGIDTHIYNGRYIRSLYRLRNKVLSEFNHAISRCKRHSKRWWKLTRRKWKRITKIDNQIKDALHKHTTKFVKYCRTKGIGTIVIGDLTGIRENINYGNRANQRLHQWAFGKITSLITYKSKVLGIKVVQIDESYTSQTCPSCGNRKKPNNREYACKCGFKYNRDGVGAINILRKYQGGFGDPVVAAMGLSRMAPPLGFRLEVPVALA